From Sphingopyxis sp. YR583, one genomic window encodes:
- a CDS encoding alpha/beta hydrolase family protein — protein sequence MKYFLGAVALLSTLPAAAAFAQTSACAPGTYGSPDGDFVVMVKSPAVAAPGLRYLFRDGRRGATTDAGVPFACGTDEVTVGSKPWSRIAFRETPATFDSVGTKMTGVLIEPPGNDPRRPLVVMVHGSERTSPIGGVYGYAMAAQGISVFVYDKRGTGGSEGEYTQNFELLAEDAAHALDQARSMTAGRRGRAGFFGGSQGGWVAPLAATRTKADFVAIGFGLVASPIEEDREQMVSEVRAAGLGKDAEALVSRLSQATAGLLLSDFHTGYDALDAVRAEMKDKPWAAKIEGEYSGAIARMPNDMLKRIGRARVDNLELIWDYDAVAALRKLDTPLLWVLAGEDREAPIETTRGALLGLAKAGKPVDVYVFPDTDHGMFEFTTNADGSRSATRITDGYLKLLGDWIKGNARGAYGRAERLTQR from the coding sequence ATGAAATATTTTCTCGGCGCTGTCGCTCTTCTATCAACTCTTCCTGCGGCGGCCGCCTTCGCGCAGACGAGTGCCTGCGCACCCGGTACCTATGGCTCGCCCGACGGCGACTTTGTCGTGATGGTCAAGTCGCCAGCGGTCGCAGCGCCCGGTTTGCGCTATCTGTTTCGTGACGGGCGTCGCGGCGCAACGACCGATGCAGGCGTCCCGTTCGCGTGCGGAACTGACGAGGTGACCGTCGGCAGCAAGCCTTGGTCGCGCATCGCCTTTCGCGAGACTCCCGCGACTTTCGACAGCGTCGGCACCAAAATGACCGGCGTGCTGATCGAGCCGCCGGGCAATGATCCGAGGCGACCGCTGGTCGTGATGGTGCACGGGTCCGAACGCACCTCTCCGATCGGCGGCGTCTATGGCTATGCCATGGCGGCGCAGGGGATTTCGGTCTTCGTCTATGACAAGCGCGGGACTGGCGGATCCGAGGGCGAATATACGCAGAATTTCGAGCTGCTGGCCGAGGATGCGGCGCATGCGCTCGACCAGGCGCGCAGCATGACCGCAGGGCGTCGCGGTCGCGCGGGCTTCTTCGGCGGCAGCCAGGGCGGCTGGGTCGCGCCGCTTGCGGCGACGCGGACAAAGGCCGATTTCGTGGCGATCGGTTTCGGTCTCGTCGCGTCGCCGATCGAGGAGGATCGCGAACAGATGGTGTCGGAAGTCCGCGCGGCGGGGCTGGGCAAGGATGCCGAGGCGCTGGTCAGCCGGCTGTCGCAGGCGACCGCTGGTTTGCTGCTCTCCGATTTCCATACCGGCTATGACGCACTCGACGCCGTGCGGGCCGAGATGAAGGACAAGCCGTGGGCCGCGAAGATCGAGGGCGAGTATAGCGGTGCGATCGCACGCATGCCGAACGATATGCTCAAACGGATCGGCCGCGCGCGCGTCGACAATCTCGAACTGATCTGGGACTATGATGCCGTCGCGGCGCTCCGGAAGCTCGACACACCGCTGTTATGGGTGCTTGCGGGCGAGGATCGCGAAGCGCCGATCGAAACGACCCGCGGCGCGCTGCTCGGGCTCGCAAAAGCAGGCAAGCCCGTCGATGTCTATGTCTTCCCCGACACCGACCATGGGATGTTCGAATTCACCACGAACGCCGACGGTTCGCGGAGCGCCACGCGGATCACCGACGGCTATCTGAAATTGCTCGGCGACTGGATCAAAGGAAACGCGCGCGGCGCCTATGGCCGCGCGGAGCGGCTTACCCAGCGCTGA
- a CDS encoding DUF1801 domain-containing protein, with amino-acid sequence MGKDEIKTKATDIRVADFIAAVPEARRREEAEAIDAMHRRVTGLTPKMWGPSIIGYGSYDYVYDSGRSGTMCRAGFSPRKAAMTLYLLGHYDKRQGEADALLDKLGKYKNGQSCLYINKLGDVDLEVLEQLVELSWEVMNERYPT; translated from the coding sequence ATGGGCAAGGACGAGATCAAGACCAAGGCAACCGACATCCGCGTCGCCGACTTCATTGCTGCGGTGCCCGAGGCGCGCCGCCGCGAAGAGGCCGAAGCGATCGACGCGATGCACCGCCGCGTCACCGGCCTGACCCCGAAAATGTGGGGACCGTCGATCATCGGCTATGGCAGTTACGACTATGTCTATGACAGCGGCCGATCGGGGACGATGTGCCGCGCCGGCTTCTCGCCCCGCAAGGCCGCAATGACACTCTATCTGCTGGGCCATTACGACAAGCGTCAGGGCGAGGCCGATGCGCTGCTCGACAAGCTTGGCAAATATAAGAACGGCCAATCCTGCCTCTATATCAACAAGCTAGGCGACGTCGATCTTGAGGTGCTCGAACAATTGGTCGAGCTAAGCTGGGAGGTTATGAACGAGCGCTACCCGACGTAG
- a CDS encoding threonine aldolase family protein, which yields MTATRFFSDNAATVHPLVMDALAAANHVDTAYDGDALSQSLDAAFSDLFETDCEVVWIPTGTAANSIILAHFVRPWQGILCYEEAHIEVDECGAPTFYSGGAKLMTLPGRGAKIDAEALKKRIAGIRKDVHQVQPAAISITNATEYGLAWRAGEVGAISEIAKGAGMKLHMDGARFANAVAFLGCSPADVTWRAGVDALSFGFTKNGAMMAEAIVFFGGSGGPGVRELKKRGGHLLSKGRFVAAQIRAMLANDLWLANARAANAGAAKLAAACGGRLMYPVEANELFVRLTTEEAAKLRAAGFDFYDWGEGAARLVVSWDQDAEAVAPLAAAIGAL from the coding sequence ATGACTGCGACCCGTTTTTTCTCCGACAATGCCGCGACCGTCCATCCCCTGGTGATGGATGCGCTGGCGGCCGCCAATCATGTCGACACCGCCTATGACGGTGATGCGCTGAGCCAGTCGCTCGATGCGGCTTTTTCCGACCTGTTCGAAACGGACTGCGAAGTCGTGTGGATCCCGACCGGGACCGCAGCGAACAGCATCATCCTCGCCCATTTCGTGCGGCCTTGGCAGGGCATTCTCTGCTATGAGGAAGCGCATATCGAGGTCGACGAATGCGGCGCCCCCACCTTCTATTCGGGAGGCGCCAAGCTGATGACGCTGCCGGGGCGCGGCGCGAAGATCGACGCAGAGGCGCTGAAAAAGCGGATCGCCGGAATCCGCAAGGATGTGCATCAGGTTCAACCCGCCGCGATCAGCATCACCAACGCCACCGAATATGGCCTCGCCTGGCGCGCGGGCGAGGTTGGGGCGATCAGCGAGATTGCCAAGGGTGCGGGGATGAAGCTCCACATGGATGGCGCCCGCTTTGCCAATGCTGTTGCGTTTCTGGGCTGTTCGCCCGCCGACGTCACCTGGCGTGCGGGGGTCGACGCGCTGTCGTTCGGCTTCACCAAAAATGGTGCGATGATGGCAGAGGCGATCGTCTTTTTCGGCGGTAGTGGTGGACCGGGCGTGCGCGAGCTCAAGAAGCGCGGCGGCCATCTGCTCAGCAAGGGGCGCTTCGTTGCGGCGCAAATTCGCGCGATGCTGGCGAACGACCTGTGGCTCGCCAACGCGCGTGCGGCCAACGCCGGCGCCGCCAAACTCGCAGCGGCATGTGGCGGCAGGCTGATGTATCCGGTCGAGGCGAACGAATTGTTCGTCCGTCTGACCACGGAGGAGGCCGCGAAACTGCGCGCCGCCGGGTTCGATTTCTATGACTGGGGCGAAGGCGCCGCGCGCCTTGTCGTCAGCTGGGATCAGGACGCCGAGGCGGTGGCGCCGCTGGCGGCCGCGATTGGCGCATTGTGA
- a CDS encoding SAM-dependent methyltransferase: MSILRPFLSRIIHQGRLAVILPDGGREEYGVPAPAFPDVTIRFTSRRGMRRIILDPRIGAAEAYMDGEMELVEGDIMDLVTLIRSNTPWDRGARLHDKTWLGRRAEWVKTRIGSINRQRQSRANVKHHYDIGNDLYRLFLDEDMQYSCAYWSRSDMTLDEAQTAKKAHIAAKLALKPGQRILDIGCGWGGMAITLATLENVEVLGITLSEEQLALARQRAETAGVADRVKFELIDYRDLVAREAGKFDRIVSVGMFEHVGAANFETFFRAAANLMTADGVMLLHTIGRFGKPGATDAFTRKYIFPGGYIPALSETLAASEKSRLIAADVETLRLHYALTLREWYARTLAHEAEITRMMGVRFFRMWCFYLAGATSAFESGGMGNYQIQFARSRHALPLTRDYMGEAERDYVG; this comes from the coding sequence ATGTCGATCCTGCGTCCGTTTCTCTCCCGCATCATTCACCAAGGGCGGCTTGCCGTTATCCTGCCCGATGGTGGGCGCGAGGAATATGGCGTCCCGGCACCGGCCTTCCCCGATGTCACGATCCGTTTTACGAGCCGCAGGGGAATGCGCCGCATCATCCTCGATCCGCGCATCGGCGCCGCCGAGGCGTATATGGATGGCGAGATGGAACTGGTCGAGGGCGACATCATGGACCTCGTCACGCTCATCCGTTCGAACACGCCTTGGGATCGGGGGGCAAGGCTTCACGACAAGACATGGCTAGGCCGCCGCGCCGAATGGGTGAAGACGCGGATCGGGTCGATCAACCGCCAGCGCCAGTCGCGCGCCAACGTCAAGCATCACTATGATATCGGCAACGACCTCTATCGGCTCTTCCTCGACGAAGACATGCAATATAGCTGCGCTTACTGGTCGCGCTCCGACATGACGCTGGATGAGGCGCAGACGGCGAAGAAGGCGCATATCGCGGCAAAACTCGCGCTGAAACCGGGACAGCGCATCCTCGACATCGGTTGCGGCTGGGGCGGGATGGCGATCACTCTTGCGACTCTCGAAAATGTCGAGGTGCTGGGGATCACGCTATCCGAAGAGCAGCTCGCACTCGCGCGTCAGCGCGCCGAGACCGCGGGCGTGGCCGACCGCGTGAAATTCGAACTGATCGACTATCGCGACCTCGTCGCCCGCGAGGCCGGAAAATTCGACCGTATCGTGTCGGTCGGCATGTTCGAACATGTCGGCGCAGCGAATTTCGAGACGTTCTTTCGTGCTGCCGCGAACCTGATGACCGCCGACGGCGTGATGCTGCTCCACACGATCGGCCGCTTCGGCAAGCCGGGCGCGACCGACGCCTTCACGCGCAAATATATCTTCCCTGGCGGCTATATCCCCGCGCTCAGCGAAACATTGGCGGCGAGCGAAAAGAGCCGGCTGATCGCCGCCGATGTCGAGACGCTGCGCCTCCATTACGCTCTGACCTTGCGGGAGTGGTACGCGCGGACGCTGGCGCACGAAGCCGAAATCACCCGCATGATGGGCGTCCGCTTCTTCCGCATGTGGTGCTTCTACCTCGCCGGGGCGACCTCGGCGTTCGAGAGCGGCGGGATGGGCAATTACCAGATCCAGTTCGCACGCAGCCGCCACGCACTGCCGCTGACGCGCGACTATATGGGCGAGGCCGAACGAGACTACGTCGGGTAG
- a CDS encoding cytochrome b/b6 domain-containing protein, with the protein MAEAETPVAPEKPEPVRVYRHRLPTRIWHWVNAITLLILLMSGLMIFNAHPRLYWGEYGANFDRAWLVIGSTPDSGYLRIGDYRVETTGLLGRWTDAEGAEKTWAFPGWATIPTSYSLADGRRWHLLFAWVLSIGLTLYMLWTLIGGHLRKDLHVRRAEWSPRHIWHDVKEHARLRFPRGEAAARYGILQKLSYIGVIFVALPLMIATGLTMSPGMNAAWPWLLDVFGGRQSARSIHFITAWALVAFFLVHILMVLLAGPVNEIRSMITGWFRLPPEREEGA; encoded by the coding sequence ATGGCCGAGGCTGAAACTCCCGTCGCTCCCGAAAAGCCGGAGCCGGTGCGCGTCTATCGCCACCGGCTGCCGACGCGCATCTGGCATTGGGTGAATGCCATCACCTTGCTGATCCTGCTGATGAGCGGGCTGATGATCTTCAACGCGCACCCGCGCCTCTATTGGGGCGAATATGGTGCGAACTTCGACCGCGCCTGGCTGGTGATCGGCTCGACGCCCGACAGCGGCTATTTGCGCATCGGCGATTACCGGGTGGAAACGACGGGCCTGCTCGGTCGCTGGACCGATGCGGAGGGCGCCGAAAAGACCTGGGCCTTCCCCGGCTGGGCGACGATCCCGACGAGCTACAGCCTTGCGGACGGGCGCCGCTGGCATCTGCTGTTCGCGTGGGTGCTGTCGATCGGGCTGACGCTCTACATGCTCTGGACGCTCATCGGCGGGCATTTGCGCAAGGATCTGCACGTCCGCCGCGCCGAATGGTCGCCGCGCCATATCTGGCACGATGTGAAGGAGCACGCGCGGCTGCGCTTTCCGCGGGGCGAGGCCGCAGCGCGCTACGGGATCTTGCAAAAGCTGAGTTACATCGGAGTGATCTTCGTCGCGCTGCCGCTGATGATCGCGACGGGGCTTACCATGTCGCCGGGTATGAATGCCGCCTGGCCGTGGCTGCTCGATGTCTTCGGCGGTCGGCAATCGGCGCGCTCGATCCATTTCATCACCGCCTGGGCGCTCGTCGCCTTCTTCCTCGTCCATATTCTGATGGTGCTGCTGGCGGGGCCGGTGAACGAGATACGCTCGATGATTACCGGCTGGTTTCGCCTGCCGCCCGAACGGGAGGAGGGGGCATGA
- a CDS encoding molybdopterin-dependent oxidoreductase translates to MSEILLPRRELIARAGGLVAAAGALPLLSGCDAINDAPAVRKILSMGEEMNLASQRALIDRNALAREYSRADLSPYFRPNGTRLPAGADYAAHAASGFADWRVKVTGLVARPFSLSMADIRAMPQRTQITRHDCVEGWSAIGQWTGVPLGRILGAAGVRDGARYIIFRCADRLGDALYYESCDMVDALHPQTIMAWALNDAVLPIANGAPLRLRIERQLGYKHAKYVNAIEAVASLDGIGAGKGGYWEDRIDYEWYAGI, encoded by the coding sequence ATGAGCGAGATCCTGCTGCCACGCCGCGAACTGATCGCGCGTGCCGGCGGGCTCGTCGCCGCTGCGGGCGCCTTGCCTCTGCTGTCGGGCTGCGACGCGATCAACGATGCGCCCGCAGTGCGCAAGATATTGTCGATGGGCGAGGAGATGAACCTTGCGAGCCAGCGCGCGCTGATCGACCGGAATGCGCTCGCGCGTGAATATAGCCGCGCCGACCTGTCGCCCTATTTCCGGCCCAACGGCACGCGCCTGCCTGCGGGCGCCGACTATGCCGCTCATGCGGCGAGCGGCTTTGCCGACTGGCGCGTCAAGGTGACGGGGCTCGTCGCGCGGCCGTTCTCGCTGTCGATGGCCGACATCCGCGCGATGCCGCAACGCACCCAGATAACCCGGCACGATTGCGTCGAAGGGTGGAGCGCGATCGGGCAATGGACCGGGGTGCCGCTTGGCCGCATTCTGGGTGCCGCTGGGGTCAGGGACGGTGCGCGCTATATCATATTCCGCTGTGCCGATCGCCTCGGCGACGCGCTTTATTATGAAAGCTGCGACATGGTCGACGCGCTGCACCCGCAGACGATCATGGCGTGGGCGCTCAATGACGCGGTGCTTCCGATCGCCAACGGCGCGCCGCTACGGCTGCGTATCGAGCGTCAGCTTGGCTATAAGCATGCCAAATATGTGAACGCGATCGAGGCGGTGGCGAGCCTGGACGGAATCGGCGCCGGCAAGGGTGGCTATTGGGAAGATCGAATCGATTATGAATGGTATGCGGGCATCTGA
- a CDS encoding DMT family transporter, which produces MSSEQPTLLSPKVLLPFMLVTLIWGSTWIVITGQLGVVPPSWSVTYRFAVAAIAMFAFAIMRGERLWLEPKAMAFAVALGVAQFTFNFNFVYRAEQHITSGLVAVLFALLIVPNTLLGRAFLKTPLEGRFLAGAGIAIVGVGLMILHEYRAAALDAGEVLLGTMLTLAGVMSASTANVMQGTGIARAQSMVVMIAWAMAFGALADGSYAWITTGPPVIETTATYIGGVLYLGVIASAVTFPLYFNIIRAVGPGQAAWSSVLIPIIAMGFSTAFEGYRWATLSIAGGIVALIGLVIAVAKRPERPSVSGNMVSVPVEPES; this is translated from the coding sequence GTGAGCAGCGAGCAGCCGACGCTGCTCAGCCCGAAGGTGCTGCTGCCCTTCATGCTGGTGACTTTGATTTGGGGTTCGACCTGGATCGTCATCACAGGGCAACTTGGCGTCGTGCCGCCCAGCTGGTCGGTGACCTATCGCTTTGCGGTCGCCGCGATCGCGATGTTCGCTTTTGCGATCATGCGGGGCGAGCGGTTGTGGCTTGAGCCCAAGGCGATGGCCTTTGCGGTGGCGCTCGGTGTTGCGCAATTCACCTTCAACTTCAATTTCGTCTACCGCGCCGAGCAGCATATCACCTCGGGTCTGGTCGCGGTGCTGTTCGCGCTGCTGATCGTGCCCAATACGCTACTTGGGCGTGCCTTTCTGAAGACCCCGCTCGAGGGTCGTTTCCTCGCCGGTGCGGGCATCGCGATCGTCGGCGTCGGCCTGATGATCCTGCACGAATATCGCGCCGCCGCGCTGGATGCGGGAGAGGTGCTGCTGGGCACCATGCTGACGCTTGCGGGGGTGATGAGCGCGTCGACCGCCAACGTCATGCAGGGAACGGGCATTGCGCGTGCGCAGTCGATGGTGGTGATGATCGCGTGGGCGATGGCGTTCGGCGCGCTTGCTGACGGCAGTTACGCGTGGATCACCACCGGCCCGCCGGTAATCGAGACGACCGCAACCTACATCGGCGGCGTCCTCTATCTCGGCGTGATCGCCAGTGCGGTGACCTTTCCGCTCTATTTCAACATCATCCGTGCCGTCGGGCCGGGGCAGGCGGCGTGGTCGAGCGTGCTCATCCCGATTATCGCGATGGGCTTTTCGACCGCATTCGAGGGCTATCGCTGGGCAACACTGTCGATTGCGGGCGGCATCGTCGCACTGATCGGGCTGGTCATCGCGGTCGCGAAACGCCCCGAGCGGCCGTCGGTCAGCGGCAATATGGTGTCGGTGCCGGTCGAACCCGAAAGCTAG
- a CDS encoding helix-turn-helix transcriptional regulator: protein MRASRLLSILILLQLRQRLTAADLAAEFEVSERTIYRDIDALSAAGVPVYGDRGPGGGFQLLDGYRTRLTGLSAGEAEVATMIGLPGPAAELGLGAATSAARGKLLAAIPGGGGALADRMAARFHLDPVTWYRSGESLPSLPAIARAVFDQRTLAMRYESWQGLRDWTVEPLGLILKAGIWYLAARGAGKIRVFRVSNIQAPEPRGASFEWPEDFHLATWWQAEQARFESELFATAATVRASPEGCKRLAQQSPRGAGAVAAAGAPDDRGWREMSLMIEDSDHGAREMIALGAEVEVMAPASFRARIGALARAIAAIHG, encoded by the coding sequence ATGCGCGCGAGCCGTCTCCTCTCGATCCTGATCCTGCTGCAGCTCCGCCAGCGGCTCACGGCCGCCGATCTCGCGGCCGAGTTCGAGGTGTCCGAACGCACTATCTATCGCGATATCGACGCACTCTCGGCCGCGGGGGTGCCGGTCTACGGCGATCGCGGCCCGGGGGGCGGCTTTCAGCTGCTAGACGGCTATCGCACGCGGTTGACCGGATTATCGGCGGGCGAGGCCGAGGTGGCGACGATGATCGGCCTGCCCGGCCCCGCCGCCGAGCTCGGGCTTGGTGCCGCGACAAGCGCGGCGCGCGGCAAGCTGCTCGCCGCGATTCCGGGCGGTGGCGGCGCGCTCGCCGACCGCATGGCGGCGCGTTTTCATCTCGATCCCGTGACCTGGTATCGAAGCGGCGAAAGCCTGCCCTCGCTTCCGGCGATCGCGCGCGCCGTGTTCGACCAGCGGACGCTCGCGATGCGTTATGAAAGCTGGCAGGGGCTGCGCGACTGGACGGTCGAACCGCTCGGCCTCATACTCAAAGCCGGCATCTGGTATCTCGCGGCGCGCGGAGCGGGCAAGATACGCGTCTTTCGCGTTTCGAACATCCAAGCGCCGGAGCCGCGTGGCGCAAGCTTCGAATGGCCGGAGGATTTCCATCTCGCGACATGGTGGCAGGCCGAGCAGGCGCGCTTCGAGAGCGAACTTTTCGCGACCGCCGCGACCGTCCGCGCCTCGCCCGAAGGCTGCAAGCGGCTGGCACAGCAGTCGCCGCGCGGTGCCGGGGCGGTCGCGGCGGCAGGGGCGCCCGATGATCGCGGCTGGCGCGAAATGAGCCTGATGATCGAAGACAGCGACCATGGCGCGCGCGAGATGATTGCACTCGGCGCCGAGGTCGAGGTGATGGCACCCGCCAGCTTTCGGGCCCGCATCGGCGCGCTCGCACGCGCGATTGCAGCGATACACGGCTGA
- a CDS encoding class I adenylate-forming enzyme family protein: MPSALDLRLEAAYNLITGPGGPIQVGSVERFGHQLPIVTNAPTNLADYVAFFAAQHGDATFLVEGDERLSFKQVYMAARQVAAGLIEGHGVQRGDRVGLAMRNANAWCVSYIGILMAGGCATLLNGWWQGGELAAGILDSEAKLVIADVQRAARLEEVEHGAKVITLDLKQPIDQAIAPITGAGGSAATVLPTLTGQDLATILFTSGSTGQSKGAYSRHEAVVQAIFNYVTQTASIVHLLTEDGQMSDIQPATLICTPLFHVTAEIPVFLQSFALGRKLVLMPKWNADEAMRLIQDEKCNYFVGVPLMSYEILTSPNRKNYDLSTCKSYAGGGAPRPPEHVRRLATEMGEAKPLLGYGLTETNAVGCGIINENYVAKPMSTGPASKPLVDLAILDDNGEPLAQGGVGEVCIRSVCNFEGYWNNEAATKAAFFENGYFRSGDLGYLDEDGYLFIVDRKKDIIIRGGENISCQEVEAAIYEHAEVNECAVFGLPDERLGECVGAVVWVKPGSEVDADTLISFLGTRLAPYKVPCRIWMSNDALPKLGSEKIDKVSLRNRYRKEYAAEVVA, translated from the coding sequence ATGCCATCTGCGCTCGATTTGCGCCTGGAAGCCGCCTATAATCTGATCACCGGTCCGGGCGGACCGATCCAGGTCGGGTCCGTCGAACGCTTCGGCCACCAGCTTCCCATCGTCACCAATGCACCGACCAATCTTGCGGACTATGTTGCGTTTTTCGCTGCGCAGCATGGCGATGCGACCTTCCTCGTCGAAGGCGACGAGCGGCTGTCGTTCAAGCAGGTCTATATGGCGGCGCGGCAGGTCGCGGCGGGGCTGATCGAAGGCCATGGCGTCCAGCGCGGCGACCGCGTCGGGCTAGCGATGCGCAACGCCAACGCATGGTGCGTATCCTATATCGGCATCTTGATGGCGGGCGGCTGTGCGACCTTGCTCAACGGCTGGTGGCAGGGCGGTGAACTCGCGGCGGGCATTCTCGACAGCGAAGCGAAGCTCGTCATCGCCGACGTCCAGCGCGCGGCGCGGCTTGAGGAAGTCGAACATGGCGCGAAGGTCATCACGCTCGACCTGAAGCAGCCGATCGATCAGGCGATCGCGCCGATCACGGGTGCGGGCGGCAGCGCCGCGACGGTGCTGCCGACGCTGACGGGGCAGGATCTCGCGACGATCCTCTTCACCTCGGGCTCGACGGGTCAGTCGAAGGGCGCTTATTCGCGCCACGAGGCCGTGGTGCAGGCGATCTTCAACTATGTGACGCAGACCGCGAGCATCGTCCATCTGCTGACCGAAGACGGGCAGATGTCGGACATCCAGCCCGCGACCTTGATCTGCACCCCCTTGTTCCACGTAACCGCCGAAATCCCGGTGTTCCTGCAAAGCTTCGCCTTGGGCCGCAAACTGGTGCTGATGCCGAAGTGGAACGCCGACGAGGCGATGCGGCTGATTCAGGACGAGAAGTGCAATTATTTCGTCGGCGTCCCGCTGATGAGCTACGAAATCCTCACAAGTCCGAACCGCAAGAATTACGATCTGTCGACGTGCAAGAGCTATGCCGGCGGCGGCGCCCCGCGCCCGCCCGAACATGTGCGGCGCCTTGCGACGGAAATGGGCGAGGCGAAGCCCTTGCTCGGTTACGGCCTGACCGAGACCAACGCGGTCGGCTGCGGCATCATCAACGAAAATTATGTCGCGAAGCCGATGTCGACCGGCCCTGCGTCGAAGCCGCTCGTCGATCTCGCAATCCTCGACGACAATGGCGAGCCGCTCGCGCAAGGCGGCGTCGGCGAGGTGTGCATCCGTTCGGTCTGCAATTTCGAAGGCTATTGGAACAATGAGGCGGCGACCAAGGCTGCCTTCTTCGAAAACGGCTATTTCCGCTCGGGCGACCTCGGCTATCTCGACGAGGACGGCTATTTGTTCATCGTTGACCGCAAGAAGGACATCATCATCCGCGGCGGCGAGAATATCAGCTGCCAGGAAGTCGAAGCGGCGATCTACGAGCATGCCGAGGTGAACGAGTGCGCGGTGTTCGGGCTGCCCGACGAGCGGCTTGGCGAATGCGTCGGTGCGGTGGTGTGGGTGAAGCCGGGCAGCGAGGTCGATGCCGATACCTTGATCTCATTTCTCGGTACCCGCCTCGCGCCCTATAAGGTTCCGTGCCGAATCTGGATGTCGAACGACGCGCTGCCAAAGCTCGGCAGCGAAAAGATCGACAAGGTCAGCTTGCGCAACCGCTATCGCAAGGAATATGCGGCGGAGGTCGTCGCGTAA
- a CDS encoding argininosuccinate synthase yields the protein MSESFKRVVLAYSGGLDTSVILKWLQVTYGCEVVTFTADLGQGEELEPARAKAELMGIKPEHIYIDDVREEFVRDFVFPMMRANARYEGDYLLGTSIARPLISKRLVEIAKEVGADAVAHGATGKGNDQVRFELSAYALNPDIKVIAPWREWDLTSRTALIDFAEKNQIPVPKDKRGESPFSTDANLLHTSSEGKVLEDPWEETPDYVYSRTVNPEDAPDTPEYITIDFERGDGVALNGQAMSPATLLAALNDLGRKHGIGRLDLVENRFVGMKSRGMYETPGGEIYARAHRGIESITLDRGAAHLKDELMPKYAQLIYNGFWFAPEREMLQAAIDHSQANVTGTVRLKLYKGNASVVGRKSPLSLYSERHVTFEDDAGAYDQKDAAGFIKLNALRLKLLAKQGQ from the coding sequence ATGTCCGAGTCCTTCAAGCGCGTCGTCCTCGCCTATTCGGGCGGCCTCGATACCAGCGTCATCCTGAAGTGGCTGCAGGTCACCTATGGCTGCGAGGTCGTGACCTTCACCGCCGATCTCGGACAGGGCGAGGAACTCGAGCCTGCGCGTGCCAAGGCCGAGCTGATGGGGATCAAGCCCGAGCATATCTATATCGACGACGTCCGCGAGGAATTTGTCCGCGATTTCGTCTTCCCGATGATGCGTGCCAATGCGCGCTACGAGGGCGACTATCTGCTCGGCACGTCGATCGCGCGTCCGCTGATCTCGAAGCGGCTCGTCGAGATTGCCAAGGAAGTCGGCGCCGATGCGGTCGCGCACGGTGCGACGGGCAAGGGCAATGATCAGGTGCGCTTCGAACTGTCGGCCTATGCGCTCAACCCCGACATCAAGGTGATCGCGCCGTGGCGCGAATGGGATCTGACCAGCCGCACCGCGCTGATCGACTTTGCCGAAAAGAACCAGATTCCGGTGCCGAAGGACAAGCGCGGCGAAAGCCCGTTCTCGACCGACGCAAACCTTCTCCACACCTCGTCGGAGGGCAAGGTGCTCGAGGATCCGTGGGAAGAAACCCCCGACTATGTCTATTCGCGCACGGTGAACCCCGAGGATGCGCCCGACACGCCCGAATATATCACGATCGATTTCGAACGCGGCGACGGCGTCGCGCTGAACGGGCAGGCGATGTCGCCCGCGACCTTGCTCGCGGCGCTCAACGACCTTGGCCGCAAGCATGGCATCGGCCGCCTCGACCTTGTCGAGAACCGCTTCGTCGGCATGAAGTCGCGCGGAATGTACGAGACGCCGGGCGGCGAAATCTATGCGCGTGCGCATCGCGGCATCGAAAGCATCACGCTCGACCGCGGCGCGGCGCATCTGAAAGACGAGCTGATGCCGAAATATGCCCAACTCATCTACAATGGCTTCTGGTTCGCGCCCGAGCGCGAGATGCTGCAGGCGGCGATCGATCACAGTCAGGCGAATGTCACCGGCACCGTCCGGCTCAAGCTCTACAAGGGCAATGCGAGCGTCGTTGGCCGCAAGTCGCCGCTCAGCCTCTACAGCGAACGCCATGTGACCTTTGAGGACGACGCTGGCGCCTATGATCAGAAGGATGCGGCGGGCTTCATCAAACTGAACGCCTTGCGCTTGAAATTGCTGGCGAAACAGGGTCAATAA